In a genomic window of Bacteroidales bacterium:
- a CDS encoding putative DNA binding domain-containing protein, which yields MNTIELLELINKGEGYHLEFKHEEENNEDFAKTIVCFANTDGGKILIGVDDTGRTIGVSDIDKLMLRMDDIALNRCDPPVIILQESINIDGKNVVIVNVEKGSQRPYRTKSGHYYIRSSNRCRQATREELLRIFQSAKSLFYDEIPINNSKLTDLDISSFKFFLRKYLNIETNNEEKIINYLCNFHLLEKESLTPTFTGILFFANNPQNFVSESRIVCANIEGTDISQTDLETKNLTGKISDIINNVEIFFKLSLRNKHRIKDFQPESEYEIPLTALREAIVNAIAHRDYTINAPIRVLIFTNRVEIRSPGRLPNTVTVESIKVGGSHVLRNPTIYNMLLKMGLVTDLGSGVRRIIKLVKEHLNKDVEFENTENEFIIKIPRKTE from the coding sequence ATGAACACTATTGAATTATTAGAACTTATCAACAAAGGTGAAGGATACCACCTTGAATTTAAGCATGAAGAAGAAAACAACGAAGATTTTGCAAAAACTATTGTTTGTTTTGCAAATACCGATGGTGGTAAGATATTGATTGGTGTTGACGACACTGGCAGAACCATTGGAGTTTCAGACATAGATAAGTTAATGTTAAGAATGGATGATATCGCATTAAATCGTTGTGACCCACCGGTTATTATTTTACAAGAATCCATAAATATTGATGGAAAAAATGTTGTAATTGTTAATGTTGAAAAAGGAAGTCAAAGACCTTATAGAACAAAGTCGGGACATTATTATATAAGATCATCCAACCGTTGCCGACAAGCAACAAGAGAGGAATTATTGAGAATATTTCAATCTGCAAAAAGTTTGTTTTATGATGAAATACCAATTAATAACTCTAAATTAACTGACTTAGATATTTCATCTTTTAAGTTTTTTCTTAGAAAATACCTTAATATAGAAACAAATAATGAAGAAAAGATCATAAATTATCTTTGTAATTTTCATTTATTAGAGAAAGAAAGTTTAACACCTACATTTACAGGAATTTTGTTTTTTGCTAATAACCCGCAAAATTTTGTAAGTGAGAGTAGAATTGTTTGTGCAAATATTGAGGGTACAGATATTAGTCAAACAGATCTTGAAACAAAAAATCTGACAGGTAAAATATCTGATATAATTAATAATGTTGAAATTTTTTTCAAATTATCCCTTCGCAATAAACATAGAATAAAAGATTTTCAACCAGAATCAGAATATGAAATTCCGCTCACTGCTTTAAGAGAAGCCATTGTAAATGCTATTGCTCATAGAGATTATACAATAAACGCCCCAATACGAGTTTTAATTTTTACCAATAGAGTGGAAATTCGTAGCCCTGGTAGACTACCTAATACGGTAACAGTTGAAAGCATAAAAGTAGGCGGTTCTCATGTATTAAGAAATCCAACCATTTACAATATGCTTTTGAAAATGGGTTTGGTGACCGATTTAGGGAGCGGTGTAAGAAGAATAATTAAATTGGTTAAGGAACACTTAAATAAAGATGTAGAATTCGAAAATACAGAAAATGAATTTATCATTAAAATACCGAGAAAAACGGAATGA
- a CDS encoding AAA family ATPase produces MVGVVMEKKKEYKLFESGANWLKADFHLHSPLVHSFTLPNEINLDNDLDKLVELYINKLFDKEIKIATITDYQQVRKDFFEKLQTKAREKAIYIFPGIELSVNYGKGLHILIIFEYNEDIEGINRYINSLDQNPQESLIKNDRSHRDINLQKDLKIVLEEIKAKFNCLIIYPHPNEKNGILNSFQPKESAELLKFADAIEFIGENDKSRLISTGCLEKSFFDNFAIIENTDPKSIDEIGSKQRNKKIRTTYLKLSSVSINAIKLALHDPTLRVIIYEKSDKNNDRILSVKINGTSFLKNVSLDFNQDLNTLIGGRGVGKSAILEAIRYCLDLPIYSDKAYREDFVKNVVGSGGTIEIEIERFFGETSIKDKIKRVISQLPVVEGKNLSPEDFFGEKIPLILGQKELYALSLREDFQLLLIDNLIGDVIKTEDLELKKLIAALEENSRELISEKKKIQKKEEYEQELKTINEHIKTFQDLGVAEKMAKHTELIQDEKILINAIGKLKDKINELDQSIQDTVQEIEKYSKLLQNGNSVEKSLLLEASNEFLGIKEYFEKLKKDFEIKITAYEQKLDDLQKKWQEQKKNYETEINNIKQELSAKGLEPDKYETLIKRKTQIEPIINEYSKITSKITELENTRNNLKSKIKEQRHKLFNIRKNKLDELNQKLNNRLKIDIEYLNNKEKFKEQFSELLKGSGISKDAINNIIEKDVIDGIEISNYICLGKQKLQEIFGFTDAMAQRLLEWFKNDEKLFELETLFPDDKILIKLKVEDTYKELSTLSAGQKATALLILLFAQENRILIIDQPEEDLDNRFIYEDVVKILREIKNNTQIILVTHNANIPVLGDAEQVFVLEASNNECSIMDVGSIDKISIAQNIKSIMEGGEEAFKRRIEKYGVKI; encoded by the coding sequence GATTTTCATTTACATTCGCCTTTGGTACATTCTTTTACATTACCTAATGAAATAAATTTAGATAACGATTTAGACAAATTAGTAGAGCTATATATAAATAAGTTATTTGATAAAGAAATTAAGATAGCTACAATTACAGATTATCAACAGGTAAGGAAAGATTTTTTTGAGAAACTACAAACAAAAGCAAGAGAAAAAGCGATTTATATATTTCCAGGAATAGAATTATCAGTAAACTACGGCAAAGGATTGCATATTTTAATTATATTTGAGTATAACGAAGATATAGAAGGGATAAATAGATATATTAATTCCCTTGATCAAAATCCTCAAGAATCTTTAATAAAAAATGATAGGAGTCACCGCGACATAAACTTGCAAAAAGATTTAAAAATAGTTTTAGAAGAAATAAAAGCTAAATTTAATTGCTTAATAATTTATCCACATCCAAATGAAAAAAACGGAATTCTAAATTCTTTCCAACCTAAAGAATCTGCTGAATTATTGAAGTTTGCAGACGCAATTGAATTTATTGGTGAAAATGATAAGAGCAGGCTTATAAGTACTGGGTGTTTAGAAAAATCTTTCTTTGATAATTTTGCTATTATAGAGAATACTGATCCAAAGTCAATAGATGAAATAGGTTCAAAGCAAAGAAATAAGAAAATCAGAACAACCTATTTAAAATTAAGCAGTGTATCTATTAATGCTATTAAGCTTGCATTACACGATCCAACATTACGAGTTATAATTTATGAAAAAAGCGATAAAAATAACGATAGGATATTATCAGTAAAAATTAACGGAACATCGTTTCTGAAAAATGTTAGTTTAGATTTTAACCAAGATTTAAATACACTTATTGGTGGTAGAGGTGTTGGAAAATCAGCTATTTTAGAAGCAATAAGGTATTGTTTAGATTTGCCTATATACTCTGATAAAGCATATAGAGAGGATTTTGTAAAAAATGTTGTAGGAAGTGGTGGCACTATTGAAATTGAAATTGAAAGATTTTTTGGTGAAACCTCAATAAAAGATAAAATTAAAAGAGTAATAAGTCAGTTGCCGGTGGTAGAAGGGAAAAATCTTTCACCTGAAGATTTTTTTGGTGAAAAAATTCCTTTAATTTTAGGTCAAAAAGAATTATATGCCCTTTCGTTAAGAGAAGATTTTCAGCTATTACTAATTGATAACTTAATTGGTGATGTTATAAAAACGGAAGATTTGGAACTGAAAAAGTTGATTGCTGCTCTTGAGGAAAATTCAAGAGAATTGATATCAGAAAAAAAGAAAATTCAAAAAAAGGAAGAATACGAACAAGAACTTAAAACAATAAATGAACATATAAAAACATTTCAGGATCTCGGTGTGGCAGAAAAGATGGCTAAACACACTGAGCTTATACAAGACGAGAAAATATTAATAAATGCAATAGGTAAACTTAAAGACAAAATAAATGAACTTGATCAATCAATACAAGATACTGTTCAAGAAATTGAAAAATACAGTAAATTATTGCAAAATGGTAATAGTGTTGAAAAAAGTTTATTATTAGAAGCTTCAAATGAATTTTTAGGTATAAAAGAATATTTTGAGAAATTGAAAAAAGATTTTGAGATTAAGATAACTGCCTATGAACAAAAATTAGATGATTTGCAAAAAAAATGGCAAGAACAAAAGAAAAATTATGAAACTGAAATAAATAATATAAAACAAGAATTATCTGCAAAGGGGCTTGAACCAGACAAATATGAAACACTTATAAAAAGAAAAACCCAAATTGAGCCAATTATAAATGAATATTCAAAGATTACTTCAAAAATTACAGAATTAGAAAATACACGAAATAACTTAAAAAGTAAAATAAAAGAACAAAGACACAAATTATTTAATATAAGAAAAAATAAATTAGATGAATTAAATCAAAAATTAAATAACAGATTAAAGATTGATATTGAATATTTGAATAACAAAGAAAAATTCAAAGAACAATTTAGTGAACTGCTAAAAGGTTCAGGAATTTCTAAAGATGCAATCAACAACATTATTGAAAAAGATGTAATAGATGGTATAGAAATTTCAAATTATATTTGCTTAGGAAAACAAAAACTTCAGGAAATATTTGGATTCACTGACGCAATGGCTCAAAGATTATTGGAGTGGTTTAAAAATGATGAAAAATTATTTGAACTGGAAACACTTTTCCCTGATGATAAGATATTAATAAAACTAAAAGTAGAAGATACATATAAAGAATTAAGCACTCTTTCAGCTGGTCAAAAAGCAACAGCTCTGTTGATTTTATTATTTGCTCAAGAAAATAGAATACTTATAATAGACCAGCCTGAGGAAGATTTAGATAATAGATTTATATATGAAGATGTAGTGAAAATACTAAGAGAAATTAAAAATAATACACAAATAATTTTAGTTACACACAATGCAAATATCCCAGTATTGGGAGATGCTGAACAGGTTTTTGTTTTAGAAGCATCAAATAATGAGTGCTCCATTATGGATGTTGGATCTATCGATAAAATATCCATTGCTCAAAATATTAAATCAATAATGGAAGGTGGAGAAGAAGCATTCAAACGAAGAATTGAAAAATATGGAGTAAAAATATGA